The Coleofasciculaceae cyanobacterium genome contains a region encoding:
- a CDS encoding DUF4385 domain-containing protein — translation MAKFDYSLDYANLNFRDRPDLYRVGKGEQGVLLVEPYKSEILPHWRFKNPEIATKSSEKIYQMFLQYLDNDDFVGADMARKFIQMGYTRSRRYANHKSGKKYRTNPQKAESKAAEKEARKELLPLEVDPIKAKSAEIFKAKWQQAKTNRKYQQLLQQHQQKYATDHGTKAN, via the coding sequence ATGGCAAAATTTGATTACTCTCTAGACTATGCTAATTTAAATTTTCGCGATCGCCCCGATCTCTACCGCGTGGGCAAAGGAGAACAAGGGGTTTTGTTGGTTGAACCTTATAAGTCTGAAATATTACCCCATTGGCGATTTAAGAATCCCGAAATAGCTACTAAATCCAGCGAAAAAATTTATCAAATGTTCCTGCAATATTTAGATAATGACGATTTTGTTGGTGCAGACATGGCGCGTAAGTTTATCCAGATGGGGTACACCAGATCCAGGCGTTATGCTAATCATAAGAGTGGTAAAAAATACCGCACTAATCCTCAAAAGGCAGAATCTAAAGCAGCCGAGAAAGAAGCACGAAAAGAACTACTACCCTTGGAGGTAGATCCGATCAAAGCCAAGTCAGCAGAAATATTTAAGGCAAAGTGGCAACAAGCAAAAACTAATCGTAAATACCAACAACTATTGCAGCAACACCAGCAAAAATACGCAACGGATCATGGGACAAAAGCAAATTAG
- a CDS encoding DUF2945 domain-containing protein, translating into MGQKQIRTGSPVSWDWGNGTAQGKVKEIHQEKITKKIKGSEVTRNGEKDNPAYLIEQEDGTQVLKLKSELNEG; encoded by the coding sequence ATGGGACAAAAGCAAATTAGAACAGGTTCACCCGTATCCTGGGATTGGGGCAACGGTACCGCCCAAGGTAAGGTAAAAGAAATTCACCAGGAAAAAATAACTAAAAAAATTAAAGGGAGTGAGGTTACACGCAACGGTGAGAAAGATAACCCTGCTTACTTAATTGAGCAAGAAGACGGTACGCAAGTATTAAAGCTCAAAAGCGAATTGAATGAAGGATAG
- a CDS encoding YihY/virulence factor BrkB family protein, which translates to MQIRVKPIFKLIKEAFGEWQQDKASMLAAALAYYTVFSIAPLLVIAIAIAGAVFGQDAAQGEIVSQINQLVGQEGAEAIETILANANRPQLGNLASIISLVVLFIGASGVFAQLQEALNTVWNVKANPNAGIWEFVRKRLLSFGMVLAIGFLLLVSLVLSAILSGIGKLEINLLSGFTPLWRLVNFVVSFGSISLLFALIYKYLPDAKIRWKDVSVGAIITALLFTIGKFLIGLYLGRGSLGSAYGAAGSLIVFLAWVFYSAQILLFGAEITQVYARKYGKKIRPDSQAKYSQSSNK; encoded by the coding sequence ATGCAGATCCGAGTTAAACCAATTTTTAAATTAATTAAAGAAGCCTTCGGTGAATGGCAGCAAGATAAAGCTTCGATGCTGGCTGCTGCTTTGGCTTACTATACGGTATTTTCGATCGCGCCACTGTTGGTTATTGCGATCGCGATCGCTGGTGCGGTTTTTGGCCAAGATGCTGCTCAGGGTGAAATTGTATCTCAAATCAATCAGTTGGTAGGACAAGAGGGAGCTGAAGCAATTGAAACGATTTTAGCTAATGCAAATCGACCACAGCTTGGTAACTTAGCATCAATTATTAGTCTGGTGGTGTTGTTTATCGGTGCGTCTGGCGTGTTTGCTCAACTACAGGAAGCTTTAAATACTGTTTGGAACGTTAAAGCCAACCCAAATGCGGGTATTTGGGAATTTGTTCGTAAGCGACTATTATCTTTCGGTATGGTACTGGCGATCGGCTTTTTACTGCTAGTATCTCTTGTCCTGAGTGCTATATTATCTGGCATTGGTAAGTTAGAAATTAACTTGCTTTCTGGTTTTACTCCCCTGTGGCGATTAGTTAATTTTGTCGTTTCTTTTGGCTCGATCAGTTTATTATTTGCCCTAATTTATAAGTATCTTCCCGATGCCAAAATACGCTGGAAGGATGTTTCGGTAGGAGCAATAATTACCGCCTTATTATTTACCATAGGCAAATTTTTAATCGGCTTGTATTTGGGTAGAGGCAGCTTGGGTTCAGCTTATGGTGCTGCTGGTTCTTTGATCGTTTTTTTAGCCTGGGTATTTTATTCAGCTCAAATTCTGTTGTTCGGCGCAGAGATTACTCAAGTTTATGCTCGTAAATATGGCAAAAAAATTCGTCCCGACTCTCAAGCAAAGTATTCTCAATCTTCTAATAAATAA
- a CDS encoding thioredoxin domain-containing protein has protein sequence MSIPIPQRPSGYRLGNADAPIVIEMFFDIECPFSKKGWQTILQVAAAYSEQQIYLILYPMTLGNHRQSWDGTKAAIAVAGDDTNQFIKFVSYLFEHQSEFANEASQDRTQNQWHQLLASYAVDASEWSDKNQFIELLNSQEIYSQARIPARFATIRGVWSTPTYFINGAEATDLSSQSSLQDWQKAIAALL, from the coding sequence ATGTCTATTCCCATCCCCCAAAGACCTAGCGGCTATAGATTAGGTAATGCCGATGCCCCAATAGTAATTGAGATGTTTTTTGATATCGAATGTCCTTTCTCGAAAAAGGGTTGGCAAACAATATTGCAGGTGGCAGCAGCATACTCTGAGCAACAGATCTACCTGATTCTTTATCCGATGACTCTGGGCAATCATCGTCAAAGCTGGGATGGAACTAAAGCTGCGATCGCAGTGGCGGGAGATGATACCAACCAGTTCATTAAGTTTGTCAGCTATCTTTTTGAGCATCAGTCAGAATTTGCTAACGAGGCATCTCAAGATAGGACACAAAACCAGTGGCATCAACTTCTAGCTAGCTATGCCGTGGATGCTAGCGAATGGTCAGACAAAAACCAGTTTATCGAATTATTAAATAGCCAAGAAATTTATAGCCAAGCCAGAATACCCGCTCGTTTCGCTACTATACGAGGGGTTTGGTCAACTCCCACCTACTTTATTAATGGTGCAGAAGCAACTGATTTGTCTTCTCAATCTAGCTTGCAGGATTGGCAAAAGGCGATCGCTGCTTTGCTTTAA
- the gorA gene encoding glutathione-disulfide reductase: protein MTNYDFLIIGAGTGGMAAAKKAAEYGAKVGIIEQEKVGGTCLNRGCTPKKLMVYAADFALQESLAVSYGWHQCERKIDWSLLMQKIHQRLDDISNSFKDTFAEKGIDLIYGAAKFIDRGTVEVEDQLISADKILIAVGGHPIKPDIPGKELAITSRQMFQLGEIPQKLAIIGGGYIGVEFSSMMNAFGSEVVLMDTGELILSGFDRDLRINVQQGLIDRGVKFISETTAEKIDGDGNRFKLHLSNDQTIIADKVLLATGRAPNTKSLDLDKAGVATGEKGEIKVDEYCRTQNPHIYAVGDCIDRVPLTPVAKAEALAVVETLYGKNPQRIDYTYVTSAVFSRPEAATVGMSESEAKDKYGDEVKCYCDRTTPMLYSLADEAQESAVIKLVVVGKSEKVIGAHMVGEHAADLIQCLGVAIRKGISKQDLDNSFGIHPTIGEEFMSLS from the coding sequence ATGACTAACTACGATTTTTTAATCATCGGCGCAGGTACTGGTGGGATGGCTGCTGCTAAAAAAGCTGCTGAGTATGGGGCAAAAGTAGGAATTATCGAACAGGAAAAAGTTGGGGGAACTTGCCTCAACCGAGGCTGTACTCCTAAAAAATTGATGGTCTATGCTGCGGATTTTGCGCTTCAAGAATCTTTAGCCGTTAGCTATGGCTGGCATCAATGCGAGAGAAAAATTGATTGGTCATTGCTAATGCAGAAAATTCATCAACGCCTAGATGATATTAGCAATTCTTTTAAAGATACCTTCGCCGAAAAAGGAATTGATTTAATCTATGGTGCAGCTAAGTTTATCGATCGCGGCACAGTTGAAGTAGAAGACCAATTAATCAGTGCCGATAAAATTTTGATCGCCGTCGGGGGACACCCAATTAAGCCAGACATTCCAGGCAAAGAATTGGCTATAACCTCTCGTCAGATGTTTCAGCTAGGAGAAATTCCCCAGAAACTAGCAATCATTGGTGGTGGCTATATTGGCGTGGAGTTTTCTAGTATGATGAATGCTTTTGGTTCAGAAGTAGTGTTGATGGACACTGGCGAACTAATTCTGTCAGGATTCGATCGCGATTTGAGAATCAATGTTCAGCAAGGATTGATCGATCGTGGAGTTAAATTTATTAGCGAAACTACAGCCGAGAAAATTGACGGTGATGGTAACCGTTTTAAGCTTCACTTGTCTAACGATCAAACCATTATTGCCGATAAAGTATTGTTAGCCACTGGACGCGCACCTAACACCAAAAGTTTAGATTTAGACAAGGCAGGGGTGGCAACTGGCGAGAAAGGTGAGATTAAGGTTGATGAATATTGTCGCACCCAAAATCCGCATATTTATGCTGTCGGTGACTGCATAGACCGCGTTCCGCTAACTCCAGTAGCTAAAGCAGAAGCCTTAGCAGTAGTAGAAACCTTATATGGTAAAAATCCTCAGCGTATCGACTATACCTATGTTACTTCGGCGGTGTTTTCTCGTCCCGAAGCAGCCACCGTCGGCATGAGTGAATCAGAAGCTAAAGATAAGTACGGTGATGAGGTTAAATGTTATTGCGATCGCACTACGCCCATGCTTTATAGTCTAGCTGATGAGGCACAAGAGTCAGCAGTGATTAAGTTAGTAGTCGTAGGCAAATCAGAAAAAGTTATCGGCGCACATATGGTTGGAGAACACGCTGCGGATCTGATTCAATGTCTTGGTGTAGCTATCCGTAAAGGCATTTCTAAACAGGATTTAGACAATTCTTTTGGTATTCATCCTACCATTGGCGAAGAATTTATGTCTTTATCATAA
- a CDS encoding DUF2294 domain-containing protein, which produces MEQNLPTCGQLERNLSQSIQKLYLRELEHSPDKVICQLFGNRLAIVIENSLTAVELALAGCPELDGMVKQLNKEINKVVEFKLKTLIEEILSVQVEDILFDSTIETNRAGAIATLSESPRVRNPSSIPKNRIVNHSKQPAPVMIVSGQDRQTDREEMEVVR; this is translated from the coding sequence ATGGAGCAAAACCTACCAACTTGTGGACAATTAGAGCGAAATCTTTCGCAAAGCATTCAAAAACTATATCTTCGAGAATTAGAACACTCTCCTGATAAAGTAATTTGTCAGCTTTTTGGTAATCGACTGGCGATTGTCATTGAAAATTCATTAACGGCTGTTGAACTAGCTCTGGCTGGTTGTCCAGAATTAGACGGCATGGTTAAACAGTTGAATAAAGAAATTAATAAAGTAGTTGAATTTAAGCTAAAAACACTGATTGAAGAAATATTGTCGGTTCAGGTCGAAGATATCTTGTTCGATTCTACGATAGAAACTAACAGAGCAGGCGCGATCGCAACTCTCAGCGAATCACCCCGAGTCCGCAATCCAAGTTCGATTCCCAAAAACAGAATCGTTAACCATAGCAAGCAACCTGCACCAGTCATGATTGTCAGTGGTCAAGACAGGCAAACAGATAGAGAAGAAATGGAGGTTGTTAGGTAG
- a CDS encoding sulfiredoxin translates to MEVRELEVNQIHRPLPRQTDRLKVEQLAQSIAKEGLHEPIDVLEVDGQYYGFSGCHRYEAHQLLGKATIKCRVRRAPRSVLRSHIA, encoded by the coding sequence ATGGAAGTCAGAGAACTAGAAGTCAATCAAATTCATCGACCTTTACCAAGACAAACAGATCGGCTTAAGGTAGAACAATTAGCTCAATCAATCGCCAAAGAAGGTTTACATGAGCCTATTGATGTTTTAGAAGTAGATGGACAGTATTATGGTTTTTCTGGTTGTCATCGATATGAAGCACATCAGCTGCTTGGCAAAGCAACTATTAAATGTCGAGTACGCCGCGCACCTCGTTCAGTATTGCGATCGCATATTGCTTAA
- a CDS encoding ABC transporter ATP-binding protein, which yields MSSFRDIVSYFGKYKAIAILSIAASSLFEIIDLVVPYCIGQILNVLSNQPLDAPIRSSIALVQNIGNFPQGKWLSLGVLLGIIFIVTVVRSPIEPWIGVWHHWAIALKARRDNFSQVVAKILTLPLGYYDENNPGRISGRIARGIENHTWTYPEIAGQLIPKLARILGIFVMILFIEPRIAIAFLLSFVLILIYSLKHLRFLIAKEELLEKHQENTESRTSEIITNIKTVKSFAAEAQEYQRQQQRFEREFKYVTYRIHRGYVNLITWSRTVIQTCVFFVLLFTLISTVRGNITLGHFITTLTVSSMAYAELEPIGQLAEIFARRYASMKRFHDFMQLETGMDAASLVMEDVADNPYKFDGKLEFEHLSFGYDRHRLILQDINLLIKPYQTVALVGRSGSGKSTLVKLLFRYFEPNQGAIKVDGENIRDLDITHYRRRLAIVHQDVDIFNGTVWDNLIYGNPQVNREQVKQACQIARVNEFIHDLPQGYLTVVGERGVRLSGGQKQRLGIARALIVDPDILIFDEATSSLDYESERSIQLAMRAILGTRTTLIIAHRLSTIREADQIVVLDAGKIIEIGNHAELLNQGGIYHRLHSLQETGEVFS from the coding sequence ATGTCTTCTTTTCGCGATATTGTTAGTTATTTTGGTAAGTACAAAGCGATCGCCATTCTCAGTATCGCTGCTTCTAGTTTGTTTGAGATTATTGATTTAGTTGTTCCCTATTGCATCGGGCAAATCTTGAACGTATTGTCGAATCAGCCTTTGGATGCGCCGATCCGCAGCTCGATTGCCTTAGTGCAGAATATTGGCAATTTTCCTCAGGGAAAATGGTTGTCTTTGGGGGTGTTGCTAGGAATAATTTTTATCGTAACGGTAGTGCGATCGCCTATTGAGCCTTGGATTGGAGTCTGGCATCACTGGGCAATTGCGCTCAAAGCCAGACGAGATAACTTTAGTCAAGTGGTAGCCAAGATTTTGACTTTACCCTTAGGTTATTACGATGAGAATAATCCTGGGCGTATTTCGGGGAGAATCGCGCGGGGCATCGAAAATCATACCTGGACGTATCCTGAGATTGCAGGGCAGTTAATCCCCAAACTGGCGCGGATTCTGGGTATCTTTGTGATGATTTTATTTATTGAACCCAGAATTGCGATCGCTTTTCTGCTTTCTTTTGTCTTAATTCTGATCTACAGCTTGAAACATCTGCGATTTTTGATTGCTAAAGAAGAATTATTGGAAAAACATCAGGAGAATACCGAAAGCCGTACCTCAGAAATTATTACCAACATCAAAACCGTTAAGTCTTTTGCTGCCGAAGCCCAAGAATATCAACGGCAACAGCAGCGATTTGAGCGGGAGTTTAAATATGTTACCTATCGCATCCATCGGGGTTACGTCAATTTAATTACCTGGTCGCGCACCGTAATTCAAACCTGTGTCTTTTTTGTTTTGTTGTTTACCCTAATTTCTACCGTTAGGGGCAACATTACTTTAGGTCATTTTATTACCACTCTGACCGTTTCTAGTATGGCGTATGCAGAGCTTGAACCTATTGGTCAGCTAGCAGAAATCTTTGCCCGTCGCTATGCTTCGATGAAACGTTTTCATGACTTTATGCAGCTTGAGACGGGAATGGATGCAGCCAGTTTGGTTATGGAAGACGTGGCGGATAACCCTTACAAGTTCGATGGCAAACTAGAGTTTGAGCATCTCAGCTTTGGTTACGATCGCCATCGTCTAATTTTGCAAGATATTAACCTTTTAATTAAACCATACCAGACTGTTGCTTTAGTAGGTCGTTCTGGTTCGGGCAAATCTACCTTGGTCAAACTACTGTTCCGCTATTTTGAACCTAACCAGGGAGCGATTAAGGTTGACGGTGAAAACATTCGCGATCTAGATATTACTCATTATCGTCGTCGTTTAGCGATCGTACATCAGGATGTCGATATTTTTAATGGTACAGTTTGGGATAATTTAATCTACGGTAATCCTCAAGTAAATCGAGAACAAGTTAAGCAAGCCTGTCAAATAGCTAGGGTTAATGAGTTTATCCACGATCTACCCCAAGGTTATTTAACTGTAGTGGGAGAAAGAGGAGTTAGGCTTTCAGGAGGGCAAAAGCAGCGTTTGGGTATTGCTAGAGCTTTAATTGTCGATCCTGATATCTTAATTTTTGATGAAGCGACATCCAGCTTAGATTATGAGTCGGAACGTTCGATCCAGTTAGCCATGAGAGCGATTTTAGGTACACGCACCACCCTGATTATCGCTCACCGTCTTAGTACTATCCGTGAAGCCGACCAAATTGTCGTATTAGATGCAGGGAAAATAATTGAGATAGGCAATCACGCGGAATTATTAAACCAAGGCGGTATTTACCACCGCCTCCATTCTTTACAAGAAACAGGCGAGGTTTTTAGTTAA
- a CDS encoding pitrilysin family protein has product MSSNSTITIPNLHRLILNNGITLIVVENQAADIISGRFFLKGAGTIAEQPEQAGLAHLVSAVITKGTENLSALEIAEKIESIGAGLGTDASTDYFSLSLKTVSSDFPPMLKLLAEIMRSPTFPESEVELERKLTLQAIRSQKEQPFNVAFDQLRQQMYPQHPYGVSVLGTETSVAALTHANLQQYHQTYFRPDNLVISLSGRITQEQAVNLISEVFSDWQKPDYPCPPSPLNSPTLNPSQQEIIQDTQQSIVMLGYLGTKVNLEDYPVLKLISTYLGNGLSSRLFVELREKRGLAYDISAFFPTRLDIAPFITYMGTAPANTEIAIEGLSSEVKRLTQVTLTEEELQGAKNKLLGQYALGKQTNGEIAQTYGWYETLGLGVDFDNTFQASIPPITAEKVYQVANKYLSQPYISIVKPEG; this is encoded by the coding sequence ATGTCTTCCAATTCCACTATAACGATTCCTAATCTACACCGCTTAATTTTAAATAATGGCATCACTTTGATAGTCGTCGAAAACCAAGCAGCAGATATCATTTCAGGTCGTTTCTTTCTTAAAGGTGCAGGTACAATTGCCGAGCAACCAGAGCAAGCTGGATTGGCTCATTTAGTCTCGGCGGTAATCACCAAGGGAACAGAAAATTTATCTGCTTTAGAAATTGCTGAAAAAATCGAGTCGATTGGTGCGGGGTTAGGTACAGATGCTTCGACTGACTATTTTTCCCTCAGTCTCAAAACTGTATCGTCAGATTTTCCGCCGATGCTGAAGCTGTTAGCAGAGATTATGCGATCGCCTACTTTCCCTGAATCAGAAGTAGAATTGGAGCGCAAGCTAACTTTACAAGCAATTCGTTCTCAAAAAGAACAGCCGTTTAACGTGGCTTTCGATCAGTTGCGTCAACAGATGTATCCGCAACATCCCTATGGGGTTTCTGTATTGGGTACAGAAACCAGTGTCGCAGCTTTAACTCACGCCAATCTCCAGCAGTATCATCAAACTTATTTTCGTCCCGATAACTTGGTTATTAGTCTATCTGGACGAATTACCCAAGAGCAAGCAGTTAATCTTATTTCAGAGGTTTTTAGTGATTGGCAAAAACCAGATTATCCTTGTCCTCCTTCTCCGCTAAATTCTCCTACTCTTAATCCTTCTCAGCAAGAAATTATTCAAGATACCCAACAGTCGATTGTCATGCTGGGTTACTTGGGGACCAAGGTAAATCTTGAGGATTATCCCGTCTTAAAACTAATCAGCACTTATTTGGGTAACGGACTCTCTAGCCGTTTATTTGTCGAATTACGAGAAAAAAGAGGTCTGGCTTACGATATTTCCGCATTTTTTCCGACTCGTTTGGATATCGCACCTTTTATTACCTATATGGGAACAGCACCTGCTAATACTGAGATAGCAATTGAAGGTTTAAGTAGCGAGGTAAAACGTCTGACGCAAGTAACCTTGACGGAGGAAGAGTTGCAGGGAGCAAAAAATAAGCTGCTGGGACAATATGCTCTGGGTAAACAAACCAATGGTGAAATTGCTCAAACCTATGGTTGGTATGAAACTTTGGGTTTGGGGGTAGACTTTGACAATACCTTCCAGGCTAGTATTCCCCCAATTACGGCTGAGAAAGTGTATCAGGTAGCCAATAAATATCTGAGCCAGCCTTATATTTCGATTGTCAAACCAGAAGGCTAA
- a CDS encoding 4-hydroxy-3-methylbut-2-enyl diphosphate reductase — MTNQKIDTKAFKRSLQQSQNYHRRGFGHDEQVHQTMNSEYQSDLIQIIRDRNYCYSQEDVTIRLAESFGFCWGVERAVAMAYETREHFPNEKIWITNEIIHNPSVNQRLREMNVGFIELIDGEKDFSVVDGGDVIILPAFGASVQEMQLLNDRGCKIVDTTCPWVSKVWTSVEKHKKRDYTSIIHGKYAHEETIATSSFADRYLVVLNLTQAEYVTNYILHGGDKEEFLALFKNAYSQGFDPDRDLEKVGIANQTTMLKSETEQIGKLLEQTMLKKYGPTELNEHFMSFNTICDATQERQDAMFDLVKEDLSLMIVIGGFNSSNTTHLQEISVESKIPSYHIDSVERILSRDRLEHKPLDGEITVAQNWLPEGKITVGVTSGASTPDKVVADVIEKIFDLKIQKSRAIV, encoded by the coding sequence ATGACCAATCAAAAAATAGATACAAAAGCTTTCAAACGTTCTTTGCAGCAGTCGCAAAACTATCATCGTCGCGGTTTTGGACACGATGAACAAGTGCATCAAACCATGAATTCCGAGTATCAAAGTGATTTAATTCAAATTATTCGCGATCGCAACTATTGCTATTCCCAAGAAGACGTAACGATTCGTCTAGCTGAGTCTTTCGGCTTTTGTTGGGGTGTAGAAAGAGCCGTAGCCATGGCTTATGAAACCAGAGAGCATTTCCCGAACGAGAAAATCTGGATTACTAACGAAATTATTCATAATCCTTCGGTCAATCAGCGTTTGCGAGAGATGAATGTAGGCTTTATCGAACTGATTGATGGCGAAAAAGACTTTAGTGTAGTCGATGGTGGTGATGTAATTATTTTGCCTGCTTTTGGTGCCAGTGTTCAAGAAATGCAGCTGCTCAACGATCGAGGCTGTAAAATTGTTGATACTACCTGTCCTTGGGTGTCTAAAGTCTGGACTTCTGTCGAAAAGCATAAAAAACGCGACTATACCTCAATTATTCACGGTAAATATGCCCATGAAGAAACTATAGCTACTAGTTCCTTTGCCGATCGCTATTTAGTAGTGTTAAATCTGACACAGGCAGAATATGTGACTAACTATATTCTTCATGGTGGGGACAAAGAAGAGTTTTTAGCTTTATTTAAAAATGCTTACTCTCAAGGATTCGATCCCGATCGCGATTTAGAGAAAGTCGGCATTGCCAATCAAACCACAATGCTCAAAAGCGAAACAGAGCAAATTGGCAAGCTTCTGGAACAAACCATGCTGAAAAAGTATGGTCCAACCGAGTTAAACGAACATTTTATGAGCTTCAATACGATATGTGATGCCACTCAAGAAAGACAGGATGCCATGTTTGACTTAGTAAAAGAAGATTTATCCTTAATGATCGTCATTGGTGGCTTTAATTCTTCTAATACTACTCATCTTCAGGAAATCTCCGTCGAAAGCAAAATTCCTTCTTATCATATTGACTCTGTAGAAAGGATTTTAAGTCGCGATCGCCTAGAACACAAGCCTTTAGACGGAGAAATTACCGTTGCCCAAAACTGGCTACCAGAGGGAAAAATTACCGTCGGCGTAACCAGTGGTGCATCTACTCCCGATAAAGTGGTGGCTGATGTGATCGAGAAAATATTTGATTTAAAAATTCAAAAAAGTAGGGCGATCGTTTAA
- a CDS encoding DUF3143 domain-containing protein, which translates to MSLPEADTPLYNHTLPTLEEWLRSKGCDQDENNLHCWYLAESAWKAEICLDTEELTVRYFDAELESQNLSRSFKYSLSRQDVEDAVFSGP; encoded by the coding sequence GTGAGTTTACCCGAAGCAGATACCCCTTTATATAATCACACTTTGCCTACTCTCGAAGAATGGCTACGCAGTAAAGGCTGCGATCAAGACGAAAATAATCTTCACTGTTGGTATTTAGCTGAATCAGCCTGGAAAGCAGAAATTTGCCTTGATACCGAAGAATTGACCGTGCGTTATTTTGATGCCGAATTAGAAAGTCAAAATCTGAGTCGCTCTTTTAAATATTCTCTCAGTCGCCAAGATGTAGAAGATGCAGTCTTTTCAGGACCATAA
- a CDS encoding RNA polymerase sigma factor, RpoD/SigA family, whose product MTTVKLTENDSYSTNILVSEESQIIVEDLNLVEAEYTDKNQFGSETDSRRKIALEDNIGAFFKEMARYPLLTAEEEIILANDVKLMLNVEKTRRKLAEELQQKPTKAELATAMGLESARHLELMLYRGKVAKRKMIRSNLRLVVSIAKRYLNRGVPFLDLIQEGAIGLNRATEKFDPNKGYKFSTYAYWWIRQAITRTIANDARTIRLPIHIVEKLNKLKKAQRNLKQKLQRNPSETELAQELKIPPVQLRQLLELRRQSLSLNHRVGKAEDTELVDLLEDSDLQLPEERINETMMRQEITDVLDDVLTQREKDVICLRYGLSSSQPYTLEEVGGMFSLSRERVRQIQSKAMRKLRRPQVARRLKGWLN is encoded by the coding sequence ATGACTACAGTGAAATTGACAGAAAACGATAGCTATAGCACAAATATTTTAGTTAGTGAAGAATCTCAAATCATAGTCGAAGATTTAAACTTAGTTGAAGCAGAATACACTGATAAAAATCAGTTTGGCTCTGAGACTGATAGTCGGCGTAAAATTGCCTTAGAAGATAATATTGGCGCATTTTTCAAGGAAATGGCTCGTTATCCTTTGTTAACAGCAGAGGAAGAGATTATTTTGGCTAATGATGTCAAGTTAATGTTAAACGTAGAAAAAACTCGACGCAAGCTAGCTGAAGAACTACAGCAAAAGCCGACCAAAGCTGAATTGGCAACAGCAATGGGGTTAGAATCAGCAAGACACTTAGAGCTTATGCTATACCGGGGAAAAGTAGCCAAGCGCAAAATGATTCGTTCCAATTTGCGACTAGTAGTATCTATTGCCAAACGCTATCTTAATCGTGGCGTTCCTTTTCTGGACTTAATTCAAGAGGGAGCGATCGGTTTAAATAGAGCTACAGAGAAGTTTGACCCCAATAAAGGCTATAAATTTTCTACCTACGCTTACTGGTGGATTCGTCAGGCAATTACCCGCACAATTGCTAATGATGCTCGTACTATTCGTTTGCCGATTCATATTGTCGAAAAACTCAACAAACTTAAAAAGGCTCAGCGTAACTTAAAGCAAAAGCTACAGCGTAATCCTAGCGAGACAGAATTAGCACAAGAGCTAAAAATACCTCCCGTTCAACTGCGCCAGTTATTAGAGTTACGTCGCCAGTCACTATCTTTGAATCATCGCGTCGGTAAAGCGGAAGATACAGAGCTTGTCGATCTTTTAGAGGATAGCGATCTTCAGCTTCCTGAAGAGCGGATAAATGAAACCATGATGCGCCAAGAAATTACTGATGTTCTTGATGATGTATTAACCCAGCGAGAAAAAGACGTTATTTGTTTACGTTATGGTTTATCTAGCAGCCAACCCTACACCTTAGAAGAAGTGGGGGGAATGTTTAGCCTATCTCGCGAAAGAGTGCGCCAAATTCAAAGTAAGGCGATGCGTAAGCTGCGACGCCCTCAAGTAGCGCGTCGACTCAAAGGATGGCTAAATTAA